The window ATTGGATCTTCATTCTTCTCAATCTTATATGAGAGAGAAAGGGTTTACATAGCATATTGGATCTTCATTCTTCTCAATCTTATATGAGAGAGAAAGGGTTTAAATAGCATTGGATCTTCATTCTTTTCAATCTCACCTCAAAACTCTGCACCAGTAACAGACACAAGTAATATTCAACCTTATAATTACACACCGTCATATAAGAGAAAGGGTTAAAATAGTATTGGATCTTCATTCTTCTCAACCTTATATCTCAAAACTCTGCACCAGTAACAGACACAAGTAATAATCAACCTTATAACATGGTAGACTAATTAAGGGCCATATTTTCaaccatttcggcgcccaagtacacacatatttaacaagactttcgtatgagttgtgggcatttccagggggagtttcatgacccaggtggtagtttgactcttctttagtaacgtgaacctaaaaaaacactcattagaacccgactgatcccgtTTTTGACCTTTATAAGTAggtgatgtgagagccgaaagtgtcttataataccgatctCAAACCCATATTCTCAGACGGTTTCGGCTCTCGCAACATTTCCAAAtctcacaaaggaggttagtagtgttttcatgagtttttttcttcaggttcatggtacagaagtcttgtcaaactgtcactaggcccataaaactacccatggaaatactgacacccACTCAATTAACctcttctacgaaagccttatcaaatgtgtgtgtgtgtgtgtgtgtgtgtgtgtgtgtgtgtgtgtcccaaaaTGGCTGAGAATGTGGGCTTAAAATGAAACAGGCTTCGGATAATGCAGGTTTTGTAGGTCAGACGTGTTTCAAGTTTCGTTTATATCCAGTTTCACGGACGTTTCAATAGGTTTCGTTCTCTTCCACAGTTTCACACACATTTCAGACTGTATCGATTTTATCCACATAGTTTCACACACGTTTCAATGGCTTTCGTTCTCACAGTTTCATGTTTCAATAAGTTTCGTTCTCTTTCACACAGTTTCAGACATTTTTCAATCTGTATCGCTTCTTTCACTCAAGTTTCATCCATGTTTCAGACTGTTTCGTTCTCACCCACACAGTTTCACGCGTTTCAGTCTGTATCGTCCTCTTCCACACAGTTTCACACATGTCTCAGTTTGTATCATTCTCTTCCACAATTTCATCGCACGTTTCAATAAGTTTCGATCTCACCCACACAGTTTCACACACGTTTCAATAAGTTTCGATCTCACCCACACAGTTTCACACACGTTTCAATAAGTTTCGATCTCACCCACACAGTTTCACACACGTTTCAATAAGTTTCGATCTCACCCACAGTTTCACGCACGTTTCAATAAGTTTCGATCTCACCCACACAGTTTCACACACGTTTCAATAAGTTTCGTCCTCACCCACACAGTTTCACACGTTTCAATAAGTTTCGATCTCACCCACAGTTTCACACACGTTTCAATAAGTTTCGATCTCACACACAGTTTCACACACGTTTCAATAAGTTTCGATCTCACCCACACAGTTTCACACACGTTTCAATAAGTTTCGTCCTCACCCACACAGTTTCACACACGTTTCAATAAGTTTCGTCCTCACCCACACAGTTTCACACACGTTTCAATAAGTTTCGTCCTCACCCACACAGTTTCACACACGTTTCAATAAGTTTCGATCTCACCCACACAGTTTCACGCACGTTTCAATAAGTTTCGATCTCACCCACACAGTTTCACACACGTTTCAATAAGTTTCGATCTCACCCACACAGTTTCACGCACGTTTCAATAAGTTTCGATCTCACCCACACAGTTTCACGCACGTTTCAATAAGTTTCGATCTCACCCACAGTTTCACACACGTTTCAATAAGTTTCGATCTCACCCACACAGTTTCACGCCCGTTTCAATAAGTTTCGATCTTACCCACAGTTTCACACACGTTTCAATAAGTTTCGATCTCACCCACACAGTTTCACACACGTTTCAATAATTTTCGATCTCACCCCCAGTTTCACACGTTTCAATAAGTTTCGATCTCACCCACAGTTTCACACACGTTTCAATAAGTTTCGATCTCACCCACAGTTTCACGCACGTTTCAATAAGTTTCGATCTCACCCACAGTTTCACACACGTTTCAATAAGTTTCGATCTCACCCACAGTTTCACACACGTTTCAATAAGTTTCGATCTCACCCACACAGTTTCACACACGTTTCAATAAGTTTCGATCTCACCCACACAGTTTCACACGTTTCAATAAGTTTCGATCTCACCCACACAGTTTCACACACGTTTCAATAAGTTTCGATCTCACCCAGTTTCAGTAAGTTTCGTTTTCACTAACAGTTTCACTCTGCATCACTCCCATCCACTCAGTTTCATACATGTTTTAAGAAGTTTCGTTTTCATTCACTAAGTTTCATTGCAAGTTTCAGTAGGTAACTACATATGAAGGGGTAGCAAATTATCTCTGAGGGGGCCTAATatccaatcatcatcatcatcattagcttcAATTAGTACCCGTTGAAACAGCAGAAACTTCACCAGCGGaagcggaggaggggaaggagggggtaaaggaagggggggaagggggggggggagcgtatGTATGGCTTCACACCTTGACACACTAGCCTCAATATATTACCAAGTTAGGCGCGTATCTCTCACCTCTCGTCCCTATACCAAGCCTTAAAAATAATTCCGAATGACATGTTTTACTATTAGAAACTCAGGTCCATTATTCCTAAACATATCTAGCTCCCATGACGACAATTTTCCAAGCCCATAGAGAGAATTAGCCGGGTTTGCATGGGTGATTTTCCATTtcagggtgcagaggtcgtgtaaaactatcactggggtcacGAAACCGTCCATGAGAAGCCCGGGAACTTCtatacaagaggcttttcaaacaggccaTATGATGTGTCGAGACGTGTAAGAATTGGGGCTTTAggctttaattttttttgttttgtttttgtttctgatGTTATGTGACCTGATTTTGGTGttaatatctttccttttccttttcttgttcctcgtcCTTATCAAACCTCTAAATATATAACTCAATGACATGTTATAGCTACAGAAACTCGGCCAATATCTTCTTTTTcacttaatatttccttttttgtatatttctgatGTTATGTGACCCTGTTTTCGTGTTAAtatacttctttttcctttccttgttcctcGTCCTTACCTAACCTCTAAATATATAACTCAATGACATGTTATAGCTACAGAAACTCGGCCAATATCTTCTTTTTcacttaatatttccttttttgtgtgtttctgatGTTATGTGACCCTGTTTTCGTGTTAAtatacttctttttcctttccttgttcctcGTCCTTACCAAACCTCTAAATATATAACTTAATGACACTTTACAGATACAGAAACTCGCTTAATCGTTCCTGTTCTTTCTGTTTCTGATGTAACGTGACTGTTTTCGTGTTAatatacttttttcctttccttgttcctcGTCCTTACCAAACCTCTAAATATATAACTCAATGACATGTTACAGCTACAGAAACTCAGTCATCTTCTTTCCCATGTTTCTGATAGTTAAATGACCCTGTTTTCATgttaatatctttcctttttttatttcttgttccacgTTCTTACCAAACCTCTATAATAACACCCAATGGCACGTTAGGCTATTGAAACTAACTACCTCTCCTTTTTCTGTGTTTCTGATAGGTGACACTGTTTTCATGTATATATCTCtcaattttttctcttcttggtcCTCTCCCTTATCAAACCTCTATAATAACACCCAATGGCACGTTAGGCTATTGAAACTAACTCTACCTCTCCTTTTTCTGTGTTTCTGATAGGTGACACTGTTTTCATGTATATATCTCtcaattttttctcttcttggtcCTCTCCCTTATCAAACCTCTATAATAACACCCAATCGATACATTATAGGTACAGAAACTCtcaatttttcccttttctcgtgTTTCTGATAGTTACGTGACCGTTTTCATGTTAATATCTCTCCTTTTCATATCTTCCCGTTTCTCGTCCTTATCAAACCTCAATAACACAATACGTCAAAGCAAATATAACAGCTGGCCTTATCTCGTTTCCATGTGTCTGTtatctgcctcctctctctctctctctcacattgctGTCTTTATTGATCaactttttccttattcttcaaaACATAAAATGGGTAATCTGTGTTTGTTTCAGTTCGTCCATTCAGTAACTACAAATGTCTCCTTGTGTTCATGGCGTGCCAAATGCTAAATAAGACTGTCTATATTTGCatgttttcacttttctttctccttgggTCCACTTCCTTCAGCTGTCAACCCTTATCGGCCACTTGCATTCATCTATTTGACTGGTTGAACTGGTTAGTCTTTTTGGTCTTGCTCAATATTCAtgttctattttttctctattcagtATTTTCTTATCTATGTCTCTGTCTTCCATCTGCAGCGGTCATTCCTTATCAATTGCCTGCATCATTTTAATCAGTGGTATAGTCATGTACTGGTTCACCCTTTTCGTTTTAATCATCTTTAgtattctcgtttttctttctacATTCACGTCTTTTAATATTTTCATCTGCATCTTCATTCTGCACCTGTCATTCACTATCCATCACCTGCATTCGTTAAATCACAGGTAGAGACTCGTACTAGTTcatctttttcgttttcatttcctttagtattcatgttctcttcttcctatatCCGCGTGTCTTTTAATATCTTCGTCTGCTTCTTCACACTGCACCTGTCATTCATTATAATCATCCATCACCTGCATTCGTCTATTTCACAGGTAGAGACTTGTACTAGTTcatctttttcgttttcattttcagtttttaTGTTCTCTCCTTTCTACGTCCGTGTGTCTCTTTATCTTCGTCTGCGTCTTAACACTGCACCTGTCATTCACTTTCCATCACCTGCATTCGTCTATTTCACAGGTAGAGACTCGTATTAGTTCATCTTTCTCGTTTTCACCTCCTTCAGTTTTTatgttctctcctcctttctatatCTGCGTGTCTCTTTATCTTCGTCTGCGTCTTCACTCTGCACCTGTCATTCACTTTCCATCACCTGCATTCGTTAAATTCACAGGTAGAGACATTCTGGTTGATCCTTTTCGTTTTAATCATCTTCAGTTTTtatgttctcttctttctacaTCCGTGTGTCTCTTTATCTTCGTCGGCATCTTCAGTTTCCACCTGTCATTCACTACCCATCACCTGCATTCGTCTATTTCACAGGTAGACAATATTGGTTCACCTCTCACCAAGTTCGGCATCTGGGTTCTCCTCCAAgcatctctcctctttcacctacATCCGTGTCTTCGCTGCAGCTGTCAACCCTTATCAGTCACATGCGCGCGTCCAATCAGCAGGTAAAAACACGTACTTGTTCACCTGTGTCCAGACGGTCTAATTAACAGGTGGGCACGGCGTCACTTTACGGGGTGGGGGGGTTCGGTCATTGTTCTTGGTCTTACTTAATATTCATGttctattctttctctattcAGTATTTTCTTATCTATGTCTCTGTCTTCCATCTGCAGCGGTCATTCCTTATCAGTTCCCTGCATCATTTTAATCAGTGGTATAGTCATGTACTGGTTCACCCTTTTCGTTTTAATCATCTTTAgtattctcgttcttcttttaatattttcatcTGCTTGTGGTAAACGGTCCAATAGGCTGCTTCAAGAGGTAACCGATGTCTGCTGCGTTCTGTGCCGCCCCGGGAGGCTTGGAGGAAGTAAAAAGATCAATACTCCGAATGTTTGAGTCTGCCAACCTGTGATCCAAAGTCCCCCATTGAGAGAACTTCCTTCGGTTGAGAAGTCCTGGTCTAAGCAATCTGTATTTAAGCTTTCTTTATGCAATCggatcttcctccctccccttcccccgtcgCCAAGCATCTTCTTTTTTTACAGAgagggaagcagttcaagggcaaacaaTCAAAATCAGAGACAGAAAAGCCGGCTAGACGCTGCCCCAACCTAGGTAAAATAGAACGAGGGGCCAGATGTCAAATTCAggcggagaggtgtcctgatactctcgtCCGATATACAAAGCGTTCCGTCCCGtgccttccctcccccacttcAGGTTGGGTTCATCTGGGTGCTAGGTTGCTTGGTTGGGTTCATCTGGGTGCTAGGTTGCTTGGTTGGGTTCATCTGGGTGCTAGGTGGCTTGGTTGGGTTCATCTGGGTGCTAGGTTGCTTGGTTGGGTTCATCTGGGGGCTAGGTTGCTTGGTTGGGTTCATCTGGGGGCTAGGTGGCTTGGTTGGGTTCATCTGGGTGCTAGGTTGCTTGGTTGGGTTCATCTGGGTGCTAGTTTGCTTGGTTGGGTTCATCTGGGGGCTAGGTTGCTGGGTTGGGTTCATCTGGGTGCTAGGTTGCTGGGTTGGGTTCATCTGGGTGCTAGGTGGCTTGGTTGGGTTCATCTGGGTGCTAGGTTGCTGGGTTGGGTTCATCTGGGGGCTAGGTTGCTTGGTTGGGTTCATCTGGGGGCTAGGTTGCCTGGTTGGGTTCATCTGGGTGCTAGGTGGCTTGGTTGGGTTCATCTGGGTGCTAGGTTGCTGGGTTGGGTTCATCTGGGCGCTAGGTTGCTTGGTTGGGTTCATCTGGGTGCTAGGTTGCTTGGTTGGGTTCATCTGGGTGCTAGGTTGCTTGGTTGGGTTCATCTGGGGACTAGGTTGCTGGGTTGGGTTCATCTGGGTGCTAGGTTGCTTGGTTGGGTTCATCTGGGGACTAGGTTGCTGGGTTGGGTTCATCTGGGTGCTAGGTTGCTTGGTTGGGTTCATCTGGGGGCTAGGTTGCTTGGTTGGGTTGATCTGGGGGCTAGGTTGCTGGGTTGGGTTCATCTGGGTGCTAGGTTGCTTGGTTGGGTTCATCTGGGGGCTAGGTTGCTTGGTTGGGTTCATCTGGGTGCTAGGTTGCTTGGTTGGGTTCATCTGGGGGCTAGGTTGCTTGGTTGGGTTCATCTGGGTGCTAGGTTGCTTGGTTGGGTTCATTAAGGTTTTTGCCCTGCCGCCCCACTATCGCTGCAGAAGACTGGCGTGTTATCTGATGTGTTGATAAGACGTGAAGAGTATGTTCATGATGTCACGTTCGATGAAAACTTATCCCATCTCAGTAACTCGTATAGTTCTTTGTCTAGTTTCGTGCGTAGGTGTATAGGacagttttttttctcgtttaataCATGGTTTCGTCTGCTTAGTTTTGCATCTTAAAGTCCCATTCGTTGAACTAGTATcacattttctttgttcttccttgttTAGCTTCGTGTGGGTCCTTGTATAATTTAGGGTTTGGTCTAATTGGATTCTCATTTCAAAGTGGCATTCGTTGACACAATATCACATTTTGCTTATTCTTCCTTGTTTAGCTTCGTATACTGCATAGgccattgttttgtttgttttgtttttgttttgtctcgtTTATATTCTCATTTCAAAGTCGTATTCGTTGACACAATATCACATTTTACTTTGTCTTTCTTATTTAGCTTCGGGAGGGTTCATAAGCCATTGTTTTCTtagattgttttgtttttgttttgtctggtTTGGATTCGCATTTCAAAGTCACATTCGTTGACACAATATCACATCTTGCTTATTCTTCCTTGTTTAGCTTCGTATTACTGCACAGgccattgttttgtttgttttgtttttgttttgtctcgtTTATATTCTCATTTCAAAGTCGCATTCGTTGACACAATATCACATCTTGCTCATTCTTCCTTGTTTATGTTCGTGTTACTGCATAGgccattgttttgtttgtttgttttgttttgtttgtttgttttgtttttgttttgtctggtTTGAATTCGCATTTCAGAGTCGCATTCGTTGACACAATATCACATTTTGCTCATTCTTCCTTGTTTATGTTCGTGTTACTGCATAGgccattgttttgtttgtttgttttgtttttgttttgtctcgtTTATATTCTCATTTCAAAGTCGCATTCGTTGACACAATATCACATCTTGCTTATTCTTCCTTGTTTAGCTTCGTATACTGCATAGgccattgttttgtttgttttgtttttgttttgtctggtTAGGTTCGCATTTCAAAGTCGCATTCGTTGACACAATATCACATCTTGCTTATTCTTCCTTGTTTATGTTCGTGTTACTGCATAGgccattgttttgtttgtttgttttgtttgtttgttttgttttgtctggtTTGAATTCGCATTTCAGAGTCGCATTCGTTGACACAATATCACATCTTGCTTATTCTTCCTTGTTCAACTTCGTATTACTACTGCATAGgccattcttttatttgtttagttttgtttttgttttgtcggGTTTGAATTCGCATTTCAAAGTTGCATTCGTTGACACAATATCACATCTTGTATATTCTTCCTTGTCTAGCCTCATATTACTGCATAGGCCAGATATTTTtgcttggttaggtttggtttacaTCTTGAAGTCGCATTCGTTTAAAAATCACATGAGCCTAGGGAGCCGATTGGTTGGATGAAGGGAGGGCGGAGTTAAGAGGGAGTGGGCGGGGCGTGGGCGGGGCTTCTGGGTTAGTTTAGTGTGtacgatgattttttttatagcgCACATTTttcattacggatattttcactgtgttattgcagtttctctaatatcACATCACATCTTGCATCTTCAACCTTGCTAAGCTCTTTTCGGTGCATAGATCAGTTTGTGTAGAGTTTGTGATTTCGTTTCATTGTCTTTGCATCTTCGTCTCATTCATTCAAAACTAatgggaaaaaatatacaaaagatgATATCCATTCTAATagatacggagatgagcacaggggTCACGCGCAGTTATAGTTTTATCCTtccagcataaaaaaaaatagcctcgtctatctatctttgtgttttcttctgcttctccttcgccttcatttccttcacttcaagctatcatttttaggctttctccttcttctccttcttttcttcacttcaagCTATGCATTTTTAggcttcttcttattattattttcttcacttcaaGCTATCTGTATCTaggctttcttctttttcttcgccttcctttccttcacttcatgcTGTCTGTTTCTaggctttgttttcctccttcgtcttcacTTTCTTCATCTCAAACTATCTGTTATTTggctattttttcctccttcgtcatTTCCTTCACTTCAAGCTATCCACTTTTaggctttctttttcttctccttcatcttataTTCTTCACTTCAAGCTATCTATATTGaggctttcttctccttcatcttcccttccctcacatctctttcactttcattttctttatctaaatCTCTCAGGTGTTTGAAGATTACTGGATAGGTGATTTATAAGGTCCGTATCCTTCCTCTGAACCTGATTCCTCGCTTACTTATAATAACAGACAATTCAAGGGTGAAAAAACGATATAGAAAAGCCTACTATGTCGCTGCTCCCTCAAAACATACAACGGATAACAGCTAAACAGAAATATACAATGATCAAATCCACTCTTATGATCGCCCTTCCTTGTAACTATTAAGAAATTCACCGTACACAATAACCTGACGCATAAGCCCCGCCCTCTTTCGTAGCCTAGGAAGCCGATTGGTTGGATgaagggagggggcggggcgagGGCGGGGCTTCTGGGTTGGTTTAGTGCGTACGATGATCGCCCTTCCTTGTAACTATTCAAAGTCACCGTACACTATAACCTGACGCATAAGACCCGCCCTCTTTCGTAGCCTAGGGAGCTGATTGGTTGGATGAAGGGAGGGCGGAGTTacgagggagggggcggggcgagGGCGGGGCTTCTGGGTTAGTTTAGTGTgtacgatgattttttttttatagcgcaCATTCTTCATTCACAGAGAGACTTGGTTGAATAAGTGATGGTTGGTGATGGTTTTAAATGAGTGTTATAATAAATATCTCCTCGTAAGCTTTAAACTACCAATAAGAGGCAGAAAAAGGGGTATTATAATCTTTTGGTGGCGTCAAATTAaggtaaaaaagtaaaataataagaataatgataaaaaatactagagatataaagaaataaagtgagttaagtttttttttcctgtctctatcgtcttgtttgcattttttttaatgCTTCGTAAAGTCAatgtattgctctctctctctctctctctctctctctctctctctctctctctctctctctctctctctctccctctctctaacagTATGTACACAGCTTCCTAGAATAACCTCAAAACCTCGGAGAAATGCTTTACAAAATAGTCTTTCCTATAAGGCAGACACGAAGACAGGTCAGACGCGACTCCTTCTGCTCCCGAGAAAGCGCCGttgaaaagacgagaaagagcGACAGGGGACGGACCAACTCAGAACCCAAGTAACCTATAGCCTTCAAGAGCATTCAGGAGCCTTCAAGAGAGTTCCAGGAGCCTTCAAGAGAGTTCCAGGAGCCTTCAAGAGTTCCAGGAGCCTTCAAGAGCATTCAGGAGCCTTCAAGAGAGTTCCAGGAGCCTTCAAGAGTTCCAGGAGCCTTCAAGAGCATTCAGGAGCCTTCAAGAGAGTTCCAGGAGCCTTCAAGAGAGTTCCAGGAGCCTTCAAGAGAGTTCCAGGAGCCATCAAGAGAGTTCCCGGAGCCTTCAAGAGTTCAGGAGCCTTCAAGAGAGTTCCTGGAGCCTTCAAGAGTTCCAGGAGCCTTCAAGAGAGTTCCAGGAGCCTTCAAGAGAGTTCCAGGAGCCTTCAAGAGCATTCAGGAGCCTTCAAGAGAGTTCCAGGAGCCTTCAAGAGAGTTCCAGGAGCCTTCAAGAGAGTTCCAGGAGCCTTCAAGAGAGTTCCAGGAGCCTTCAAGAGTTCCAGGAGCCTTCAAGAGTTCCAGGAGCCTTCAAGAGAGTTCCAGGAGCCTTCAAGAGAGTTCCAGGAGCCTTCAAGAGTTCCAGGAGCCTTCAAGAGAGTTCCAGGAGCCTTCAAGAGAGTTCCAGGAGCCTTCAAGAGAGGTCCAGGAGCCTTAACGAGCATACAGGAGCCTTAAAGAGATGTCCATGAGCATTCAAGAGAGTTCCATGAGCCTTCAAGAGTTCCAGGAGCCTTCAAGAGAGTTCCAGGAGCCTTCAAGAGAGTTCCAGGAGCCTTCAAGAGAGTTCCAGGAGCCTTCAAGAGAGTTCCAGGAGCCTTCAAGAGAGTTCCAGGAGCCTTCAAGAGAGTTCCAGGAGCCTTCAAGAGCATTCAGGAGCCTTCAAGAGAGTTCCAGGAGCCTTCAAGAGTTCCAGGAGCCTTCAAGAGCATT of the Eriocheir sinensis breed Jianghai 21 chromosome 24, ASM2467909v1, whole genome shotgun sequence genome contains:
- the LOC127003148 gene encoding uncharacterized protein LOC127003148; the encoded protein is MSAAFCAAPGGLEENEGPDVKFRRRGVLILSSDIQSVPSRAFPPPLQVGFIWVLGCLVGFIWVLGCLVGFIWVLGGLVGFIWVLGCLVGFIWGLGCLVGFIWGLGGLVGFIWVLGCLVGFIWVLVCLVGFIWGLGCWVGFIWVLGCWVGFIWVLGGLVGFIWVLGCWVGFIWGLGCLVGFIWGLGCLVGFIWVLGGLVGFIWVLGCWVGFIWALGCWVGFIWVLGCLVGFIWGLGCLVGLIWGLGCWVGFIWVLGCLVGFIWGLGCLVGFIWVLGCLVGFIWGLGCLVGFIWVLGCLVGFIKVFALPPHYRCRRLACYLMC